In Sphingobacterium thalpophilum, a genomic segment contains:
- a CDS encoding histidine kinase gives MRKVLENKVIQEIVLLIFSFILFTLNDWILILSWKGFLMGVLYFLILYAHAQLNRFFLLPLLLKKNKTLLYILASVATLLVFALILKELTDNVIYKNCFLYKNLVQKTFHYQFGVLLGSLICILGSIQFIEFYRFQRVKTRRELLSNQTQLSHLKKQLNPHFLFNTLNTIYGINLKYPERTSELIIKVSQLLRYQMECSDREFVGMDDEIDFISSYIELERERLGYRTKIEFDYQKEEDINYQIAPMLLITFVENAFKHGTCSIEDCFVHISIKIEKGNLYLHVRNSVPVKKRNVFSAKIGLENTIARLKLLYPNRYTLTTNSQKEEYEVSLVINL, from the coding sequence ATGAGAAAGGTTTTGGAGAACAAGGTGATACAGGAGATCGTGCTATTGATCTTTTCGTTTATCCTCTTTACTTTGAACGATTGGATTTTGATCCTGAGCTGGAAGGGATTTTTGATGGGGGTGCTCTATTTCTTGATCCTTTATGCGCATGCGCAATTGAATCGCTTTTTCCTGTTGCCATTGCTACTGAAGAAGAATAAAACGCTGTTGTATATTTTGGCGTCGGTGGCAACACTACTGGTTTTTGCACTCATATTAAAAGAGCTAACGGATAACGTGATCTACAAGAATTGTTTTCTTTACAAGAATCTTGTTCAGAAAACGTTCCATTATCAATTTGGTGTATTATTGGGATCCTTGATCTGTATATTGGGTAGTATCCAATTTATAGAGTTTTATCGCTTCCAACGGGTGAAGACCCGACGTGAACTGCTTTCCAATCAGACGCAATTATCGCATTTAAAAAAACAGCTCAATCCACATTTTTTATTCAATACATTGAATACCATTTATGGTATTAATTTAAAATACCCAGAACGTACGTCCGAATTGATCATCAAAGTTTCTCAGCTTCTCCGTTATCAGATGGAATGCAGCGATCGGGAATTTGTCGGTATGGATGATGAGATCGATTTTATCTCAAGTTATATCGAACTGGAGCGCGAACGATTAGGCTATCGCACGAAAATTGAATTTGATTATCAAAAAGAAGAAGATATCAATTATCAGATAGCGCCGATGCTTTTGATTACTTTCGTAGAAAATGCTTTTAAACACGGAACCTGCAGTATTGAAGATTGTTTTGTACATATTTCGATCAAGATTGAAAAAGGGAACTTATATTTGCATGTACGGAATTCTGTTCCCGTTAAGAAAAGGAATGTTTTTTCGGCGAAAATAGGTCTGGAAAATACAATAGCGCGGTTAAAGCTTTTGTATCCTAATCGGTATACATTAACGACAAATTCCCAAAAAGAGGAGTATGAGGTGTCATTGGTTATAAATCTTTAA
- a CDS encoding LytTR family DNA-binding domain-containing protein, producing the protein MNKNSCIVVDDEPAAHYVLVNYIERSTDLQLVAQCYNAFEALEFIRENKVDLIFLDIEMPEINGMEFLKMLDNPPKTILTTAYSEYALESYDYGVVDYLLKPISFPRFFKAVQRFLSYNMAVSPQEEEPKSISIRMDGRIIDVKLSQIDFIQSFGNYVKIVTPSQTFLTASTTQQILTQVPASKFIRIHKSYIASINKVIKYEHGMVQINNTSLPVGITFRRELQERLANK; encoded by the coding sequence ATGAATAAAAATAGCTGTATCGTGGTTGATGACGAACCTGCGGCGCATTATGTACTGGTAAATTATATTGAAAGAAGTACTGATCTGCAGTTGGTCGCTCAGTGTTATAATGCTTTTGAGGCATTGGAGTTTATTCGGGAGAACAAAGTAGATTTAATCTTCCTGGATATTGAAATGCCCGAAATTAATGGGATGGAGTTTCTGAAGATGCTGGATAACCCACCCAAAACGATTTTGACAACAGCATATTCTGAATACGCATTGGAGAGTTATGATTACGGCGTTGTTGATTATCTGTTAAAACCTATTTCATTTCCTCGTTTTTTTAAGGCTGTTCAACGTTTTTTATCCTATAACATGGCTGTTTCGCCCCAGGAAGAAGAACCCAAATCAATTAGTATACGCATGGATGGCCGTATTATTGACGTTAAATTATCGCAGATCGATTTTATCCAGAGCTTTGGCAATTACGTGAAAATTGTCACTCCTAGTCAGACATTTTTGACCGCAAGCACCACCCAGCAAATTCTCACACAGGTGCCGGCATCAAAGTTTATCCGTATCCACAAATCTTACATTGCTTCGATCAATAAGGTGATCAAATATGAGCATGGAATGGTGCAGATCAATAATACGTCCCTACCGGTCGGTATTACTTTCCGTCGGGAGTTACAGGAGCGGCTAGCCAATAAATAG
- a CDS encoding Crp/Fnr family transcriptional regulator gives MDKQLLLDSIQKEIDLTEDEIVRLLAVVKSKKVKKKQYLLLEGDLSRYALFVASGCLRSYCVDENGFQYIQQFAPEGWWIGDMYSLVTGKPGNLYIDAVFESEVWMISKVDLHRLYQEIPRLNVYFRILAENALVYYQSRSMENLRLAAKERYEKFCTRYPTLIDCLPQKQVAAYIGVTPEFLSKMLHQ, from the coding sequence ATGGACAAACAGCTATTGTTGGACAGTATTCAGAAAGAGATCGACCTCACGGAAGATGAAATCGTACGCCTATTGGCTGTTGTGAAATCCAAAAAAGTGAAGAAGAAACAATATTTGCTGTTGGAGGGCGATCTGAGCAGGTATGCTCTTTTTGTCGCTTCGGGTTGTCTACGAAGTTATTGCGTGGATGAAAACGGCTTTCAGTATATTCAACAGTTTGCTCCCGAAGGCTGGTGGATCGGCGATATGTATAGTTTGGTAACCGGAAAACCGGGCAACTTATACATTGATGCGGTATTTGAATCTGAGGTATGGATGATTTCCAAAGTAGACCTGCATCGGCTCTATCAGGAGATTCCGAGACTGAATGTCTATTTTCGGATACTTGCCGAAAATGCATTGGTTTATTATCAAAGTCGATCGATGGAGAATCTCCGTCTAGCTGCCAAAGAACGTTACGAAAAGTTCTGTACACGTTATCCTACATTGATCGACTGTCTTCCGCAGAAACAAGTTGCGGCATATATTGGCGTTACGCCCGAATTTTTAAGTAAAATGCTGCATCAATAG
- a CDS encoding LysR family transcriptional regulator — protein sequence MKWNLEWLRTFKAIYETGTLSAAAQELFISQPGVSLHLNSLEAFTGHKLFDRSARRMVPTEKGKILYNYVIDPLKKLETGEQHFHKRALDERVTISIGMCFETFQYTLEEHIAQLPFNLIIKFGEYPQMQQDLDNGLLDLIITPQKGNQQNLQYEAFSKERIVLIAGCQTDTSTLESLLSDNKIKEAAQLLKKQLWYSTAADMDHLKNYWSTHFGEHPDFSPNYIVPNISSIIRCLSNNTGFSIVPDFLCAEALASGKIKLIWEGTSPVENILYFGTRKKTMYQEEIGQLETLLKEKW from the coding sequence ATGAAATGGAACTTAGAATGGCTTCGTACATTTAAGGCAATCTATGAAACCGGAACATTATCTGCAGCTGCACAGGAATTGTTTATTTCTCAACCTGGTGTCAGTCTACATCTGAATTCCCTGGAAGCCTTTACCGGGCACAAGCTTTTTGATCGATCTGCGCGAAGAATGGTGCCGACTGAAAAGGGGAAAATCTTGTACAACTATGTTATTGACCCGCTTAAAAAACTAGAAACCGGTGAACAGCATTTTCACAAGCGTGCATTGGACGAACGTGTCACAATCAGTATCGGAATGTGTTTTGAGACCTTTCAATACACGCTGGAAGAACATATCGCGCAGCTCCCCTTTAATTTAATTATCAAATTTGGAGAATATCCTCAGATGCAGCAGGATCTTGATAATGGTTTATTGGATCTTATTATTACACCTCAAAAAGGAAACCAGCAGAATCTACAATATGAAGCTTTCTCAAAAGAGCGCATTGTCTTGATTGCAGGTTGTCAGACCGACACATCCACACTCGAGTCACTACTGAGCGACAATAAAATTAAGGAAGCAGCTCAACTCCTGAAAAAACAATTGTGGTATAGCACGGCTGCCGATATGGATCATTTAAAAAACTATTGGTCGACACACTTTGGCGAACATCCAGACTTCAGTCCCAATTATATCGTCCCAAATATCAGCTCAATCATACGCTGCTTGAGCAACAATACTGGTTTTTCCATTGTTCCCGACTTTCTTTGTGCCGAAGCACTTGCATCCGGAAAAATAAAACTAATCTGGGAAGGGACTTCTCCCGTGGAGAATATACTTTACTTTGGAACGAGAAAGAAAACCATGTATCAGGAAGAAATCGGTCAATTGGAAACGCTGTTAAAAGAGAAATGGTAG
- a CDS encoding NAD(P)H-dependent oxidoreductase, which yields MKIFIINGGQKFAHSGGSFNTTITNWTVETLAENGFETRVTNINDDFDPMVEVENFKWADIIVYHFPVWWFQVPNRLKLYIDEVFTAGHNNGIYKNDGRSRKNPAINYGTGGLMQGKKYMVTSSWNAPETAFTMENEFFDQHSVDAGVLFGFHKMNQFAGLEHLGSFHFHDMEKGASQERVDNYEKEYKQYLEEVFHLETTLN from the coding sequence ATGAAAATATTTATTATCAATGGCGGACAGAAATTCGCACACTCGGGAGGTTCTTTTAATACTACGATAACAAATTGGACCGTTGAAACATTGGCTGAAAATGGATTTGAAACAAGGGTTACCAATATCAATGATGATTTTGATCCAATGGTTGAAGTTGAAAATTTTAAATGGGCAGACATTATCGTTTACCATTTTCCTGTATGGTGGTTTCAGGTTCCGAATCGTCTGAAACTTTATATCGATGAAGTCTTTACGGCCGGTCACAACAACGGTATCTATAAAAATGATGGTCGATCGCGTAAGAATCCGGCAATTAATTACGGCACCGGAGGTTTGATGCAAGGTAAAAAATACATGGTGACTTCGAGCTGGAATGCCCCTGAGACAGCATTTACAATGGAAAATGAGTTTTTTGATCAGCATTCAGTTGATGCCGGTGTTTTATTCGGTTTTCATAAGATGAATCAGTTTGCAGGATTGGAACACCTGGGAAGTTTCCATTTTCATGATATGGAAAAGGGGGCATCTCAAGAACGTGTCGACAATTACGAAAAGGAATATAAACAATATTTGGAAGAGGTCTTCCATTTAGAAACTACGTTGAACTAA
- a CDS encoding putative quinol monooxygenase, with product MKVYLTAILKAVPAHREEVLALLLEMVEASRKEAACIQYDLHQVNSDENQFIFYEIWEDQAGLDAHNQQPYIVAFGKVAGEKLQETPQIIAMNKIA from the coding sequence ATGAAGGTATATTTAACCGCAATTTTAAAGGCAGTTCCCGCACATCGGGAAGAAGTATTGGCATTATTGTTAGAAATGGTCGAAGCAAGTAGAAAGGAAGCAGCCTGTATACAGTATGATCTGCACCAGGTAAACAGTGATGAAAATCAATTTATATTTTATGAAATCTGGGAAGATCAAGCGGGCTTGGATGCGCATAATCAACAACCTTATATTGTGGCATTTGGAAAAGTGGCTGGTGAAAAATTACAGGAAACGCCTCAAATTATAGCAATGAATAAGATTGCTTAA
- a CDS encoding type 1 glutamine amidotransferase, with product MRIHFIQHEVFEAPGAYLTWAEKQQHELTFSQVYQQDRLPEEIDSIDVLIIMGGPQSPDSSPSEYPYFDAKAEIAFIRRCIDAGKAVVGICLGAQLIGEALSATYRHSPQKEIGVLPITLTEEGINDSKIAHFGSPLPVGHWHNDMPGLTPESKILASSVGCPRQIVRYTNLVYGFQCHMELTPEVVRLLIAAEEDLFLQSQSFQFVQSPDEIQAYDYSEMNSKLHTFLDLLECAYTRSLISK from the coding sequence ATGCGGATACATTTTATACAACACGAAGTTTTTGAAGCACCCGGGGCCTATTTAACCTGGGCGGAAAAACAACAGCATGAGCTCACCTTTTCCCAGGTCTATCAACAGGACCGTCTGCCGGAAGAAATCGATTCCATCGATGTATTGATCATTATGGGCGGACCTCAAAGTCCAGATTCATCCCCGTCAGAATACCCTTATTTTGACGCTAAGGCCGAAATCGCTTTTATCCGCCGATGTATTGATGCTGGCAAGGCGGTTGTTGGTATATGTCTGGGCGCACAATTGATTGGCGAAGCGCTGTCGGCAACGTACAGACATAGTCCGCAAAAAGAAATTGGAGTTCTCCCCATCACGCTCACAGAAGAAGGAATAAACGACAGCAAAATAGCACATTTTGGCAGCCCATTACCGGTCGGACATTGGCACAACGATATGCCTGGACTTACCCCAGAAAGTAAAATCTTAGCAAGCAGCGTCGGTTGCCCTCGACAAATTGTTCGCTATACAAATCTCGTCTACGGATTTCAATGCCATATGGAACTCACACCTGAAGTCGTCCGGCTTTTGATAGCTGCAGAAGAAGATCTCTTTCTTCAAAGCCAATCGTTCCAATTTGTCCAATCACCTGACGAAATTCAGGCTTATGATTACAGCGAAATGAACAGCAAACTTCATACATTTTTAGATTTACTTGAATGTGCATACACGAGAAGTCTAATAAGTAAATGA
- a CDS encoding YggS family pyridoxal phosphate-dependent enzyme — MREFIAENIQVIQQRIDEACKTNRRDPREVKLLLATKTVPAERIEIALQAGQTLIAENKVQELKDKFEYLNAVPHVNHFIGHLQTNKIKDLLKCNVSCIHSIDRIDLAEKLHQRLLKEDKTMEVLIQVNTSFEESKYGAAPGEVIGLVQQIATLSTLKIKGLMTIGILSTEAEQVRACFKLLKQIQQQILALAIPGVSMQELSMGMSGDLAIAIAEGATIVRVGTAIFGQRPTPDSYYWNENL; from the coding sequence ATGCGTGAGTTTATAGCAGAAAATATACAGGTCATACAACAACGTATAGACGAAGCCTGCAAAACAAATCGTCGCGATCCCCGCGAGGTAAAATTATTGCTGGCCACTAAAACCGTACCTGCCGAACGTATAGAAATCGCGCTGCAAGCTGGTCAAACCCTAATTGCTGAAAATAAAGTGCAGGAACTGAAAGACAAATTTGAGTATTTAAACGCTGTTCCCCATGTCAATCATTTTATTGGTCATCTTCAAACCAATAAGATCAAGGATCTGCTCAAATGCAACGTATCCTGCATCCATTCGATCGATCGTATAGATCTCGCCGAAAAATTGCATCAGCGACTTTTAAAAGAAGACAAAACCATGGAAGTACTCATCCAGGTAAATACTTCCTTCGAAGAGAGTAAGTACGGCGCTGCTCCAGGGGAAGTGATCGGCCTGGTTCAGCAAATAGCAACACTAAGCACATTAAAGATTAAAGGACTGATGACTATTGGTATATTGAGTACCGAGGCCGAACAGGTACGTGCCTGTTTTAAATTGCTCAAACAAATTCAACAACAGATTCTAGCCCTAGCTATTCCCGGTGTATCGATGCAAGAATTGTCGATGGGCATGAGCGGAGATCTAGCGATAGCGATAGCAGAGGGCGCTACGATTGTCAGGGTAGGCACGGCAATTTTTGGACAACGTCCTACACCAGATAGTTATTACTGGAATGAGAACCTATAA
- a CDS encoding GNAT family N-acetyltransferase has protein sequence MNTHTDIAITQVKLTDIDLLQQIGKATFIQTFSDTNTEENMKTYLAEGFSKEKLLSELCDNESEFYFAVLKNDVIGYLKVNTGQAQTEQQCPQALEIERIYVLQEFQGRKVGQLLFEKALALAQIKAASFIWLGVWEKNLRAINFYQKNGFVAFDQHIFQLGDDKQIDIMMKKTVQPHHA, from the coding sequence ATGAACACACACACTGACATAGCAATCACACAGGTAAAACTAACAGATATTGACCTGCTGCAGCAAATAGGAAAAGCAACATTTATTCAGACCTTTTCAGACACGAATACCGAAGAAAATATGAAGACCTATCTGGCCGAAGGGTTTTCAAAGGAAAAATTATTGTCCGAGCTCTGCGATAACGAATCTGAATTTTACTTCGCTGTCTTGAAAAATGATGTTATTGGCTACCTAAAAGTAAATACCGGCCAGGCCCAGACCGAACAACAGTGCCCGCAGGCATTAGAAATCGAGCGCATATATGTATTACAGGAATTTCAGGGTAGAAAAGTGGGACAGTTATTGTTTGAAAAAGCATTAGCCTTAGCTCAAATAAAAGCAGCTTCATTTATCTGGCTTGGTGTTTGGGAAAAAAACTTGCGGGCAATCAATTTCTATCAGAAAAATGGTTTTGTCGCATTCGACCAGCATATTTTTCAACTGGGTGACGATAAACAAATAGATATCATGATGAAAAAAACAGTACAACCGCACCATGCGTGA
- a CDS encoding FMN-binding negative transcriptional regulator, which yields MYVPKHFQFEDYAEKVEFMQQYSFATIVSIKEGIPIATQLPFHIRTDKDQLLLTSHFARANEQANYIENTPSLVIFSEPHAYISPQHYDKEESVPTWDYIAVHAYGLASILTDEKAKSKALEQMILSYEETYLTQWESLSDRFKSGMMQGIVAFELVVTDLQGQKKLSQNKSETEKQRIRDFLKNSDNELERNIAAAMKNGSISNKKK from the coding sequence ATGTATGTACCCAAACATTTCCAGTTCGAAGATTACGCAGAAAAGGTCGAATTTATGCAACAATATAGTTTTGCGACCATTGTATCGATTAAAGAGGGGATTCCAATAGCCACACAGCTCCCCTTCCACATCCGTACAGATAAAGATCAGCTGCTTTTAACATCACACTTCGCTCGCGCAAACGAACAAGCCAATTATATCGAAAATACGCCGTCATTGGTTATTTTCTCCGAACCACATGCTTATATCTCACCACAACACTATGACAAGGAAGAAAGTGTGCCAACCTGGGATTACATCGCTGTACATGCCTATGGCCTTGCATCCATCCTTACAGACGAAAAAGCAAAAAGTAAAGCCTTAGAACAGATGATCCTGAGTTACGAAGAAACCTATTTAACACAATGGGAAAGCCTTTCCGATCGTTTTAAAAGTGGTATGATGCAGGGTATCGTCGCTTTCGAACTTGTCGTTACAGATTTACAGGGCCAAAAAAAATTAAGTCAAAATAAAAGTGAAACAGAAAAACAGCGTATCCGTGATTTTCTAAAAAATAGCGACAATGAGCTCGAAAGAAATATTGCCGCAGCAATGAAAAATGGATCAATAAGTAACAAAAAAAAATGA
- a CDS encoding mechanosensitive ion channel domain-containing protein, with amino-acid sequence MLIFPYLPGANSDIFKGISVFIGVLFSLGSSSAISNIIAGLVITYMRPFRIGDRITIADKTGVVIEKSPLVTRLRTIKNEEITIPNSSVLSGNTVNYSTFSEDGICFQVELTVGYEEPWQRIHELLLNIPPRIKRVNLNPAPFVLQKKLDDFYVLYELNVYIAKSGEIELAKSEIFQSILDDFLAAGIEMNGPHIFANVDHVQQYNPKMPNSSYNN; translated from the coding sequence GTGCTCATATTCCCGTATTTACCCGGTGCAAATTCAGATATCTTTAAAGGAATATCCGTATTTATAGGTGTCCTATTTTCTTTAGGATCATCTTCTGCAATTTCCAATATCATAGCGGGACTTGTAATCACCTATATGCGTCCTTTCCGCATTGGAGACCGTATTACCATCGCCGACAAAACAGGCGTCGTTATCGAAAAATCACCACTGGTAACAAGGCTTCGAACGATAAAAAATGAAGAAATTACCATCCCCAATTCCTCGGTACTTTCCGGAAATACCGTCAATTATTCAACCTTCTCAGAAGATGGAATCTGCTTTCAGGTGGAATTGACAGTCGGTTATGAAGAACCTTGGCAACGTATACACGAATTGCTCCTGAACATCCCACCCCGAATAAAAAGAGTCAACCTTAACCCCGCGCCATTCGTCTTACAAAAAAAATTAGACGACTTCTATGTCCTCTATGAACTGAATGTATACATCGCTAAATCTGGTGAAATTGAACTGGCAAAGTCTGAAATTTTTCAATCGATCTTAGATGACTTTCTAGCCGCAGGAATTGAAATGAATGGCCCACACATATTTGCTAACGTTGACCATGTACAACAATATAATCCAAAAATGCCCAACAGCTCGTACAATAACTGA